A genomic region of Miscanthus floridulus cultivar M001 chromosome 3, ASM1932011v1, whole genome shotgun sequence contains the following coding sequences:
- the LOC136543725 gene encoding glycine-rich cell wall structural protein 1.0-like: MQKKSSRRWGGLGLGSGQEGRRVGAAGGPAGATDLPLLDRDGEGRQGATRPPLGVVGWRTGGAAGRARRPSAGLWGARGGQARSGGRGSGVRGSGGGGAGRLGACAAVGCAGRPGSGWPGTQRQRAVAVVEEWGRLGGARGGGAREAQGSGRPGCSKISGF; the protein is encoded by the exons ATGCagaaaaagag cagccggcGATGGGGTGGCCTGGGGCTGGGGTCGGGGCAGGAAGGCCGGCGAGTGGGGGCCGccggagggccggccggggcgaccgacctccccttgctcgacAGAGACGGGGAAGGGAGGCAGGGCGCGACTCGGCCGCCACTGGGCGTGGTGGGGTGGCGCACAGGTGGGGCGGCGGGGCGCGCTAGGCGGCCGAGCGCGGGGCTGTGGGGCGCGCGGGGTGGCCAGGCGCGCAGCGGCGGGCGTGGCAGCGGGGTACGCggcagcggtggtggaggcgcggggcgACTGGGTGCATGCGCAGCGGTGGGGTGCGCGGGGCGGCCGGGCTCGGGGTGGCCGGGCACGCAGCGGCAGCGCGCGGTGGCAGTCGTGGAGGAGTGGGGCCGGCTGGGTGGCGCGCGCGGCGGTGGGGCGCGCGAGGCGCAGGGCTCGGGTCGGCCGGGGTGCTCCAAGatatctgggttttag